In one Podarcis muralis chromosome 7, rPodMur119.hap1.1, whole genome shotgun sequence genomic region, the following are encoded:
- the SPSB1 gene encoding SPRY domain-containing SOCS box protein 1 — MGQKVTGGIKTVDMRDPAYRPLKHELQGLDYCKPARLDLLLDMPAVSYEIQLLHSWNNDDRSLNVFVKEDDKLIFHRHPVAQSTDAIRGKVGYTRGLHVWQITWAMRQRGTHAVVGVATADAPLHSVGYTTLIGNNHESWGWDLGRNRLYHDGKNQPSKTYPAFLEADETFIVPDSFLVVLDMDDGTLSFIVDGQYMGVAFRGLKGKKLYPVVSAVWGHCEIRMRYLNGLDPEPLPLMDLCRRSVRLALGKDRLNEIHALPLPESLKSYLLYQ, encoded by the exons ATGGGGCAGAAAGTCACCGGCGGGATAAAGACTGTGGATATGAGGGACCCGGCCTACAGGCCCCTGAAACACGAGCTCCAggggctggattactgcaagcCGGCTCGCTTGGACCTCCTCCTAGACATGCCCGCCGTCTCCTATGAGATTCAGCTGCTGCACTCATGGAACAACGACGACCGCTCGCTCAACGTCTTTGTGAAGGAGGATGACAAGCTCATATTTCACCGGCATCCGGTGGCCCAGAGCACGGACGCGATCCGGGGCAAGGTGGGCTACACGCGGGGTCTCCACGTCTGGCAGATCACCTGGGCGATGAGGCAGCGCGGCACGCACGCGGTGGTCGGCGTGGCCACAGCGGATGCCCCCCTGCACTCGGTGGGGTACACGACGCTCATCGGGAACAACCACGAGTCGTGGGGGTGGGACCTCGGGCGGAACCGGCTGTACCACGACGGGAAGAACCAGCCCAGCAAGACGTACCCGGCCTTCTTGGAGGCCGATGAGACTTTCATCGTGCCAGACTCGTTTTTGGTGGTGCTGGACATGGATGATGGGACCTTGAGTTTCATCGTGGACGGACAGTACATGGGGGTTGCTTTCCGGGGACTCAAAGGGAAAAAACTGTATCCGGTCGTGAGCGCCGTGTGGGGCCACTGTGAAATTAGGATGCGCTACTTGAATGGGCTTGACC CTGAACCTCTGCCTCTGATGGACCTTTGCCGGCGCTCTGTCCGCCTTGCCCTGGGCAAGGACCGCTTGAACGAGATCCACGCACTGCCACTGCCAGAATCCCTGAAGAGCTACCTTCTCTATCAATGA